The genomic segment CGGTCGGTTTCTCATCGATCGCCCAGAAGCCGACCAGCGTGTCGAGCTTGTCGGCGAGGGCGACGGCGATGCCCACCGGGTCGGTCGGCACATTGTCGCTCGGGCCCTGCGGTTTGTAGTGGTCGCGGATAGCGTCGGCGACGGCGGCGGGCTCGCCCGCTTCCAGCGCGTAATACCGCCCCATCACGCCCTGCAGTTCCGGGAACTCGCCGACCATTTCTGACACAAGGTCCGCCTTGGCGAGGCGCGCGGCGCGTTCGGCAAGGTCCGGATCGGCGCCCACTTTCGGGACGAGTTCACGGGCCAGCGCGGCCACGCGCTCCACCTTGTCGCCCAGCGAGCCAAGCTCTGCCTTGAAGGCAATCGTCGACAGCTTCTTCGCCATCTCGTCCAGCGGCTTCGCCTTGTCGAGATCCCAGAAGAAGCGCGCATCGTCGAGACGGGCGGAGAGGACGCGGGAATTGCCCTCGGCGAGCTTCTTGCCGCCATCGGCCGCGTCGATGTTCGCCACCACGATGAAGTGCGGCGCGAGTTTGCCGGTCTTGGCGTCGTTCACGGCGAAATATTTCTGGTGCGTCCGCATCGACAGCTGGATCACTTCCGGCGGCAGGGTCAGGAAGTCCGGGTCCATGTCGCCCAGCACGACGACCGGCCATTCGGCCAGGCCTGTGACTTCTTCCAGAAGCCCCAGATCCTCGATCCATTCGAGCCCGGCCTTGGCGCAGACATCCTGAATGCCCTTGCGGATAACTTCCCGGCGGTCGGTGCGCGTCAGCTTCACATGGCCGGCGCCTTCCAGCTGTTTGGAATAGTCTTCCCAGCCGGTCACGGTGTACGGCCCGCGGCCATGCACGCGGTGGCCTTCCACCTGATTGCCGCTGGCGATGCCATCCACGTCGAACGGCACAGTCTTGCCATCCAGCACGCAGGTGATCCGCTGCAGCGGGCGCACCCAGCGCAAATCGCCTGTGCCCCAGCGCATCGATTTCGGCCAATGGAAGCCGCGGATGATGGCGGGCACCGCCTCGGCGATGATGTCGGTCGCGTCGCGTCCCGGCGTCTCGATGACGGCAACGTAGAAGTCACCCTTCTTCGGATCGGAGCGCACTTCAGCTTGGCTGATATCGCTTAGCCCGGCGCCGCGCAGGAAGCCTTCGACGGCCTTGTCCGGCGCGCCGACCTTCGGGCCCTTGCGCTCTTCCTTCACGTCCGCCGAGCGCTCGCTGAGGCCGGTGACCGAGACGGTCAGGCGGCGCGGGCCGGAACAGGCGGCCAGCAGCTTCCATTTGAGACCGGCCTCTTTCAGGGCCTTCTCCATGGCGTCGCGGAGGTCCGCCTCCGCCTTTGCCTGCATGCGCGCAGGAATTTCCTCGGAAAAGAGTTCTAGAAGCAGCTCAGCCATAATGCCCTGCATTGGTCAGGAAAGATAAAGACCGCCACGGCTTACAGGCGCCCGCACACGGGTCAAGCGGCAGCCTGCCGTTAAGACCACCCACAGCCGGCCGCAACCTCATTCATAAGTGAGTTCCCAGAGCTGGGGATTGCCCTGCCGCATCGCGACAGCGACCCTTTTTCCGTCGGGCGCGAAAGCCACCCAATTGGCACCGGAGCCGTCGAAATTCTGGATACGCGCGAGTTCGGCGCCGGTCACACCGTCCCACAAACGTCCGGAAAAATCGCTCCCGCTGGTCACCACCATTTCACCGTCAGGGCTGAACGCAGCGTTCCACAGGGCTTTCTCATGCCCGGACAGGATCAGCGGCTCATCTGCTCCATTCCAGACATGCGCCGTGCGGTCGAGGGATGAGACCACGATCTTTTCCCCATCCGGGCTGAATTCAGCGTAACTGGCTGGCACCGCGCCGGATTCGACCATTCGGATCGCCGCCCCCGTTTCCGCATTCCACAACCGCACAGTGCCGTCATTCGAGGCGGACAATAGCTGGCGGCCATCCGGGCTGTAGCGGACTGAACGCACCGCCATCGAATGACCGGAGATCTTCATCACCTCTTCGCCTGTGGCCGTATCCCAGATGCGTATCGTGTTGTCATATCCGCCCGTCGCAACGCGTTTGCCGTCCGGACTGAAATCCGCATAGGCGACATCGCCTTCATGCCCGCGCAGCACGCGCACGGCCTCACCGCCTGTGGCTCGCCAGATACGGGCCGTATCGTCCATGGAGGTCGTGACGATGTACTCCTCGTCCGGGCTGAAACGGACCGACAGCAAGGCATCCGTGTGACCGGTAAACTCCGTGAACTGGCCGAACATGGTTGGGGTCATCCCCACGATCCAGAGCCGGGCCGTCTTGTCGGCCGACGCGGTGGCAAGGAACCGCCCGCTGGGGCTGTAGTCGAGTCCATAAACCTCATCCGAATGCCCACCCAGATCGGCATACCAGGCAATCTGTTTGAACCGCAGCCGGGCACCGGCACAGGGCGCGCTCGCAAGACTCTGCTTTGCCGGCCCGGCAAAGCGGCCATCCGGATACTTCTCCAGATAGCGCTTGTACTTCTCGCACTTGTCTATCTCCGTGTAGCCTTCGCTGGAAATGTAGATCCAGTCCTTCGTTTCCTGATCCATTTCGCCAAACTGGCACTGGCCGGAAAAGCAGAAACGCGGGTCCACATCGGAATAGACCGCCGGCTTCTGCGCATGCTCCACGCTGGCGGCGAGTTCGACCACTTCCTCGCTGGCTTCGCCGACTGCGAATGAGAGCGGAAAGTTCGGATCTTTCAGTTTCGGCAACAGGCTGCGCGTAAAGACCGAATACGGGGCATCATCTTCGGGGCCAAGCCGGTCGAGCGCCATCTGGTTGGCCCCGGCGGCATAGACGACGAGCGTATCGCTCGTGATACCTGTGCGCGCCATGCCCTTGGTCATGCTGCGTGTACCGGTGTCGAACGGATTGTCCCGGCAGGCATCTATGACCGCGAACACCATTTCCGGCTGCCGGGCGCGGATTTCGTCGAGCACTTCCTCGCTCAACAAAATCGTCCGCTTACGCAGGCCCAGCAGGGAGCTGTGATAAGGCGCATCCGACAAAGCGAGATAGTTCTGCCCCCCATCCGACCAGCCATGGCCCGAGAAGATAAAGGCCACCCGGTCGCCCGGCTCAATCGTCTGCAGGAAGGCATCGAACTGTTCCAGGAATGTATCCGTATCCGGGTTGATCAGCGGCGTGACCTCGAAGCCCAGATCATCCGCAAACACGCTGGAATAGCCGTTCGCATCGCCCACCGTTTTCTGCAGATCCGTCAGTTCGGCATACTCACCCACCCCGACGATCAGGGCACGATTGGTTTGCGCGGCCGCCGTCAGTGCGAGACAGGCCGAAATCAACAGCAGGCAAACCGTCCGGAACATCTGAATTCCTCCCACGGAGGAGAGGTTACCCCGATGCCCGCGGGTCACCAAGTCAAAGCTTGCTATGGCTGCCGTCGCAGAGAGGGCTCTTGCCGGTGCGCTTGCAGGCGCAGAAGAAGACTTTGCCGCTTTTCTGCGCTTCCCAGCCCTGCGGGACGAATTCCGTGCCCTTGTGGCTGCCATCGCAGAAAGGCTGGGTCTTCGACCGCCCGCAGGCGCACCACCAGTAGATCTTGCCTTCTTCGACGTCGACGGCCACAGGCTCACGCCCGCCGATTTCAGGGTCTCCGGACATGTTCACCTCCGCCATTTCGACCCGGCAGGCCGGCTCATGGCACCGGCGAGTCGTGGAACATGGCCCGGATATTATCGATTTTGGCGTCGGGCGCCAAATTCATCATGGCCCGGGTCGTGTAGGCCCCGCGGAATTTTCCGCCGTCCCGGAAGCGCCAGTCGGCGATTTGCTCCGGCCGGAAGGCAATCATGTCGCCGGTTTCCAGCCCGTCGTGGATCTCATGGTCTTCCGGAACGACGCCGGCATAGTGCGCGTCATCTGCCTGACGGATATCAACCAGCCAGACATGTTCTTCCGTGTACCGGTCAGAAGTCGTTGTCACATTCAGCGCGAAATCGGAATAGGCCGGATTGCCGGACTGAAGCGCGTCCCAGAAAACGGGCAGCGTCTCCCGCGCCTCCGCGACGGCCTCTTTCATCGCGTTGTATTTATAGAGGGGTGGCGGGCCTTCCTCGGCAACATGCTCCCCGCCGCAAGCGGCGATCAGGGCGCAACTGGCAAGAACTGTGAGGCTCCGTATCCAATTGCGCAGCGAGTGCATTACTTTGCACCTTCACAGAGCGGCAAGTTTTGCTGTGGGTCGACCACTGATGGTGGAGGTAGCATCGCCTTTTGCTCCAGTTCGATAAACCGAGACATAATCCTGTCCAGCGCTCGCCGCGCGGCTATTTCGTCGCCGTTGAGATACGCCGTATAAGATTGTTCGGTCCAATCAAGGAATTGTTCCTTCTCTTCTGGCGTCCCCGCAACTCTGAAGGCTTCTTCAATTTGACCTTTCAACTCTTGAAATTCAGACTCAAGTGTCCTGGGTTTTTGACCTGGATACTGACGCATTTCGTCGAATGAATCTGGTCCATACAAGAATAGGGTTGAGACAATGCCTGGCACATCGCTTGAATCAAGCGCTTGGAAAAGTTCAGATTCAGTCGCGTACTCAAATTGGTGAACCCGTGGGCGGCAGTCCCCTTCGGAAACAATGCCTGCTGACAATCCGGTAGCACCTTCAATCGCTACATAGCCCGTGTTATCAGCTGAATCTCTATCGGCGGCGCAGCCGACCACCCCCGCCACGACCAAAATAATACCGACACTTACCTTAATCGCTCGCACAACCGTACTTTTGCCTATCCTCGCGCGTCTTCCTGCTCGGCCCATTGTTCGGCGGCGCCGCGGGCGAGGTCGCGGACGCGGCCGATATAGGCCTGCCGCTCGGTCGGGCTGATGGCGCCGCGGGCGTCGATCAGGTTGAACGTGTGGCTGGCCTTCAGCGCATAGTCATAGGCGGGCAGCGGTTTGCCTGCCGCGCGCAAGGCGTTCGACTGGTTCTCGCAATCGGCAAACCAGCGCTTCAGCATCTCAACGTCCGAGTATTCGAAGTTGAAGGCCGACTGCTGTTTCTCGTTTTCGAGGAACACATCGCCATAGCTGAGCGGGACTTCAGAGTCCGGATCGTTATAAGGCAGGTCGTAAACATTATCGACGCCGAACACATACATGGCGAGGCGTTCGAGACCATAGGTCAGCTCGCCGGAAACAGGCCGCACATCGAGGCCGCCGACCTGCTGGAAATAGGTGTACTGGCTGACTTCCATCCCGTCGCACCAGACTTCCCAGCCGAGGCCCCAGGCGCCGACGGTCGGGTTCTCCCAGTCGTCTTCGACAAAGCGGATGTCGTGAACGGTCTCGTCGATGCCGATGGCCCGCAGGCTGCCGAGGTAGAGGTCCTGCAAATTCGGCGGGTTCGGCTTCAGGATCACCTGAAACTGGTAATAGTGGCCGAGGCGGTTGGGGTTCTCACCATAGCGCGCATCCTTCGGACGGCGCGACGGCTGGACATAAGCGGCGCGCCAGTTCTTCGGCCCGAGGGCGCGCAGCACGGTGGCCGGGTGCAGTGTCCCGGCGCCGACTTCCATGTCGTAAGGCTGCAGGACGGCACAGCCCTGCTCCGCCCAGTAATTCTGGAGCGTCAGGATCAGGTCCTGGAAGGATTTCGGCGTGGATTCTGCCTTGGGTGCGGACATGGCTCGGTTCCGTTGGAAAATTTCCCTGCCGGACTAGCCCCGCCGGCGCAGGGGCGCAAGCGCGGGCGTGTGCTCAGAGGCACCCGCGCGAGTTGGGATCGTCCATGTTGCCGCCGTCGCGGCCGGTGACGAAATGGTAGAAGCCGGAATGGCCCATCATCGCAATGAAAATGCCGGACAAAAGAAACAACCAGAACAGAACAGCAAACAAGGGCCTGTCTCCTCAGTAGCGCCCGTCGCGGTCATCCCGCCGCCGGTACATGCTGGTAAAGCCCAGCGCCGCAACGATCAGGCCGACAATCAGGAAAATCCAGAACAAGACGCCGAACACTTCAGGACTCCTTCCTGCCCCCTCCAGTCTGAGATGGGGTCGGGGAACGATAGCACAAGTCGGAACGAGGCCCTACCAGGCGATGGGTTCGCCCCGGCGGATGGCTTCCAGGGCCGGGCTGGGCGACCCGTCCGGCTGGTGGGTGACCAGCGGTGCCAGCAGGCGCACCGGCCCGCGCTTGAGCCCCTTGCGGCCCCTCACCAGCACCCGGCGGGCCTCCTCGCCCGGCTTCGATGCGATGGGCAGCACGGTGATTTCCCCGGTCTGCCGGTCGAATGTGGCGAGGATCCGGGCCAGCTCCGCGGCGCGGTGGATCATCACCAGCGGCGCGCGGGGCTTTGCCGCAAACGCCATGGCCTTGATCCAGCCGGCAAGGTCCAGCGTCTCAATATAGGCGTCCGCCTTGCCTTCGCCGGGAGCCGATATGCGGCCGGGCTCAAAATAGGGAGGATTGGCAAAAACGAGGTCAAACCGGTTCTCATGGGCGCGCACCCATTCGGAGGCTTCACCGGTCTCCACCGTCACGCGTTCGGCAAACCCGTTACGGTCCGCGCCCGTGCGCGCTAAGTCCGCCATAGTCATGTCGAGGTCCAGCCCGGTCAGGCGGACGTCATCCATACGATACGCGGCAGGCAGCAGCGCGCCGCCGCAGCCGCAGCCGATTTCCAGCGCCTCCCCGCCCGGCCGGCATGCCAGCGCAGCCGCCAGCAGCAGGGAATCCGTGCCCGCCCGGAAGCCTTGCTGAGGCTGAACCAGATGCACCCGGCCCTGATAGACCGTGTCTTCGGTCGTCATCCCTTGTCGACTCCGGCCAGCGCCGCCAGCGCGTGCTCTTTCACCGCTTCCTTCACCATCACGCGGCGCGGGAAGGCCCCGATATTGCCCTCAACGGCGGAGATATGCTGGTCGGCCACGAAATAATCGATGCCCGCTTCCTGTAGCAAATGCTCCACATAGCTCAGCTTTATCAGGTCGTTGGTACGGAAGACTTCTTCCATCAGGAGGTGGCCGCGCCCCGGAGGTTGATGTCCACAGACCGGGCATCATAGACATTCGGGCGGTCAGGCTTTTCGCCGGATCCGACGAGGATCTCCAGCACTTCGGTGACCTTGCCGCCGCTGCTGCCGCCAATCGGAAAGCCGATCCCGACGCCCACACCGACGCTGGAGCGGCCATAGGAGCCGCTCGACCCGCCAATCGTGACGGAGGATCGCGGCGCCCGGTCGCCCACCGATTCGTCGGACGAGTAGGAGCTGGTCACCTCAAACCACTCCGCGCCCTGCTCCAGAGTCACTTCCGCCGCGCGCAGGAGGGCCCTGTCACGGGCCTTGGCGGCGTCGGTATCGGTATAGGACACACGGAACCGGTTGTTTTCGATCTGCAGGGATTCATAGCCCATGGCGCCGGATTTCGCGGCGGGGCCGTAAGCGGGCGTGCTGGCGCAAGCTGCCACCAACACGATCGCGGAACACATCAGGAGACGCTTCATGCGGGCAATCTAACCTGTAAGCCCACTCTTCGGCCAGCATTTCCGTAATCACGCCAATTTGTGCAGGTGCTGCTGCGGCCCGGTGCCACGTCGTTCTTGCCTCTGCGCTCGCTTAAGCCTAATTGCACCTGTCTGAGACAATTCCGGAGTGCTCCGTTTGACCCTGTCCCCCAAACCGAAAGGCAAGTCTGCCTCCGGCTCGGTGGTGGACCGTATGCAGGCGCTGGTGGCCGATGATCTCGCTGAAGTCGAGAAAATCCTCATCGACCGCGCGGCCAGTCCCGTTGCCGTTATTCCGGATCTCTCGGGTTACATCGTCTCGGCCGGCGGCAAGCGCCTGCGCCCGATGCTGACCCTGATGGCCGCCCATGCCGTGGGCAAGCCGAACAATGCCACGCATGTCCTCGCGGCCGCTGTGGAGTTCATCCACACCGCCACCCTGCTGCACGACGATGTCGTGGACGAGAGTGACCTGCGCCGCGGCAAGCCTGCCGCCAAGGCGATCTGGGGCAATAGCGCCTCCATCCTTGTGGGCGACTTCCTGTTCGCCCGTGCGTTCAATCTGCTGGTCGAAACCCGCAGCCTGGACATTCTGGACAAGCTGGCCACCGCCTCCACCACGATTGCTGAAGGCGAAGTGCGCCAACTGGCCGCCATGAATGCGCGCGACCTGCCGACCGAGGAATACCTCGCCATCGTCGAGGCCAAGACCGGCGCCCTGTTCGAAGCGGCTGCCGAATCCGGCGCGATGTCTGCCGGCGGCGACAAGTTCGCCAACGCTTTTGCGACCTATGGCAAGAATCTCGGCCTCGCCTTCCAGATCATCGATGATGTCCTGGACTATGGCGGCACGACATCTGTCATCGGCAAGTCGGTCGGCGACGATTTCCGTGAGTGCAAGATCACCCTGCCCGTGATCATCGCCAAACGCCGCGGCTCTGACGAAGACCGCGCCTTCTGGGATCGGGCCATGGACCCGGACACGCAGGAAGACGCCGACCTCGCCCATGCCGTGCATCTGATCCGCGCCACCGGCGCCGCCGAGGCCACCGTCCAGGAAGCCGAAGCCTATGCCGGCATGGCCAAGGGTGCCCTGCGCCAGCTGCCGGACTCCCCCTATCGCGACGCCCTGATCGAGCTCGCCGATTTCTGCGTCAGCCGCGCCTACTAGGCCATAAGGATCCCTGGCCAGGGGGCGCCCTGGACAGGCCACCCCCTGGCTTCGCGATTACTCGACGACCGGCAACACCACGGCACTGGCGGATTGGCCGCCATGCCAGATTGATTGCGTGGCCTTCTGATAGTCTTCCGGCTTCGCGTACATGATGTTGTCGACGAAGGTCTGCGGATTGCGGTCATAGAGCGGGAACAGGCTCGACTGTACCTGCACCATGATCTTGTGGCCCGGCAGGAAGACGTGATCGACATTGGGAAGCGACCATTTGTAATGCTCGACTTCACCCGGCTTCAGCGCAACGGGTTCTGCCAGGCTGTCGACATATCGTCCGCGGAAAATCTCAATGCCGATCGGCAGCTCGAAGCCAGGCATGGGCGGCTTGCTGCCCTGGATTGCCGGCTCAGGCACATCGTTCGGATAAACATCGATCAGTTTCACCACCCAGTCGCTGTCCGTGCCGGTCGTCGAGGCGAACAGCTCCACTTCCGGAGCGCCCATGATGTGGACGGCCTCCTCGAGCGGTTCCGTCTCCCAGACGGCAACGTCCGGACGGTCCGACACGAAGCGCTGATCATGCACCAGCCAAGGCTTCCACTGGTCAGCATCGCTCATGTCGATCGGGCGCGGAATGAAAGGCACCGGATGCGCCGGGTCGCTGACATAGTCGTCATGCCCGGCCTTTGCCGGCTTGTCGAAGCTCGCGGCGCCGTCTGCTGCAAGGTACAGCGGTTTCGACGAGCCCATCGGCCAGCGCGGGGATTCCTGCCATTCATTGATGCCGGTCGCATAGGTCAGCACCGGCGGCGCGTTCGGTTTCGGCGCGCCCTTCAGCCAGTGATCGAAGTAAGGTTTCACATACTTCACACGCCACTCTCTGGCCGTATCTCCCGTGAAGGTCAGTTCGCCCAGCTCATAACCGTAATGGTTGGCACCTGAGTGACGCCATGGACCGATCACCAGCGAAACCATGTCGTTGTTCTTGTCCTTCGGCTCCAGCGCCCGGTAGACCGCAGGGCCGCCATAGCTGTCTTCCTGGTCCCACTGGCCCAGTTCGATCATTGTCGGCACTTTCAGCGGCCGGGCAGCAAGCCATTTGTCGACCGCCTGCAAGGACCAGAAATCGGTATAGGCAGGATTCTCAAGGAACTTACGGACACCCGGCACGTGCGTGATGCCGACCGATTTCGCAAAGTCCGCAACGGAGCCAGCCTCAAGATAGCGCGTATACTGGTCGCCTGCCCCAAGGGCGAGGCCGCCCCCGCCCGCGCCCTTGTTGACGGCCATCCAGAGGGCGAATTCGAGCGAACTCACCCGGAAGGCGCCATTGTGGAACCAGTCGTCGCCGATCCAGCCATCCACCATGGGGCTCTCCGCGACAGCAGCTTTCAGCGCCGGATGCGGATCGATCGTCGCCATAAGCGCCGTGAACCCGAGGTAGGACGAACCAATGATACCGACCTTGCCGTTCGACTCCGGCACGTTCTTCGACAGCCAGTCGATCGTGTCATAGGCATCCGTCGCCTCGTCGATGCCGGTATCGTTCAGCGGGCCGGAAAGCGGCCGGTTCAGAACAAACTCGCCCTCGGAACGGTGAAGGCCCCGGATATCCTGATAAACGCGGATATACCCGTCTTCCGCAAACTCGATGTCCATCGCAGGCAGGATGTCCACAATCCGCTGGCTGGGAAGGCGGTGGACGTCGCCATAGGCATCATAGGGCGTACGGGACAGGAGAATGGGGCCGTTCTTCGTGCCCTTCTTCATCACGATCACCGTGTAAAGCTTCGTCCCGTCGCGCATCGGCACCATCACTTCCCGGCGGATGAAGTCTGCCGACGGCAGGACCGGGTCGTAGCTTTCAATGACGTCGGGCGTCATCGGTGTGACCGGCGCTGCGTCCTGTGCTGACGCGGACAAGCCTCCAAGAAGCAGGCCCGCCGCTAATAGCAGAGCCGGGGATGAACGAAGCAATTTCATGAGCGGGAGTCCCTGTTGTGGGTCGGACGGGATGGTCTCACCCGATCGGACCGGCCCAACCGTAAAGTAGAACGCACCAGGTGGCGCAGACTCCCTATAAGACCCCACGGGGACAGCGGGCAAGGCGGCGAATTAGCCCGGCATGGGTGACGCCGGGGCACAATTTACGCCGCGCGCGATCCCGCTACCATGTGCCGTGAGACCAGCCATGGCGGACCGGAGCGAGCAGGATGTCGGAACAGGAAGACGCACTTCAGGCGACCTATTTTGTCGATAGCGACAATGCGGCGATCATCGCGAAAGCCCGCGCGCTCGCCGATGGGGCGACGGATGATGTGCAGATTGCCGAGCACCTGTTCTACGCCGTCCGGGACGGTTTCCGCTATGACCCGTACAATCTCGCGACAGAGCGTGAGGCGTTCAGGG from the uncultured Hyphomonas sp. genome contains:
- the glyS gene encoding glycine--tRNA ligase subunit beta; this encodes MAELLLELFSEEIPARMQAKAEADLRDAMEKALKEAGLKWKLLAACSGPRRLTVSVTGLSERSADVKEERKGPKVGAPDKAVEGFLRGAGLSDISQAEVRSDPKKGDFYVAVIETPGRDATDIIAEAVPAIIRGFHWPKSMRWGTGDLRWVRPLQRITCVLDGKTVPFDVDGIASGNQVEGHRVHGRGPYTVTGWEDYSKQLEGAGHVKLTRTDRREVIRKGIQDVCAKAGLEWIEDLGLLEEVTGLAEWPVVVLGDMDPDFLTLPPEVIQLSMRTHQKYFAVNDAKTGKLAPHFIVVANIDAADGGKKLAEGNSRVLSARLDDARFFWDLDKAKPLDEMAKKLSTIAFKAELGSLGDKVERVAALARELVPKVGADPDLAERAARLAKADLVSEMVGEFPELQGVMGRYYALEAGEPAAVADAIRDHYKPQGPSDNVPTDPVGIAVALADKLDTLVGFWAIDEKPTGSKDPFALRRAALGVVRILVDTGNRLPIRTLLVKHLRPMGINRVKPRSVPLPAEWDVWTATSKFKWVDEAIVEDLLSFFADRLKQYLRDQGQRHDLIDAVFALGEDDLVLITKRVEALGAFLGTEDGANLLAGYKRAANILRAEEKKGALPDNLTVDGALIDAGADQEIALHQTLGQVRHDIEEPLKNEDFATVMTELARLRGPVDAFFEHVMVNDEDEKVRANRLALLADIRDTLHRVADFSLIEG
- a CDS encoding caspase family protein, which translates into the protein MFRTVCLLLISACLALTAAAQTNRALIVGVGEYAELTDLQKTVGDANGYSSVFADDLGFEVTPLINPDTDTFLEQFDAFLQTIEPGDRVAFIFSGHGWSDGGQNYLALSDAPYHSSLLGLRKRTILLSEEVLDEIRARQPEMVFAVIDACRDNPFDTGTRSMTKGMARTGITSDTLVVYAAGANQMALDRLGPEDDAPYSVFTRSLLPKLKDPNFPLSFAVGEASEEVVELAASVEHAQKPAVYSDVDPRFCFSGQCQFGEMDQETKDWIYISSEGYTEIDKCEKYKRYLEKYPDGRFAGPAKQSLASAPCAGARLRFKQIAWYADLGGHSDEVYGLDYSPSGRFLATASADKTARLWIVGMTPTMFGQFTEFTGHTDALLSVRFSPDEEYIVTTSMDDTARIWRATGGEAVRVLRGHEGDVAYADFSPDGKRVATGGYDNTIRIWDTATGEEVMKISGHSMAVRSVRYSPDGRQLLSASNDGTVRLWNAETGAAIRMVESGAVPASYAEFSPDGEKIVVSSLDRTAHVWNGADEPLILSGHEKALWNAAFSPDGEMVVTSGSDFSGRLWDGVTGAELARIQNFDGSGANWVAFAPDGKRVAVAMRQGNPQLWELTYE
- a CDS encoding CDGSH iron-sulfur domain-containing protein, producing the protein MSGDPEIGGREPVAVDVEEGKIYWWCACGRSKTQPFCDGSHKGTEFVPQGWEAQKSGKVFFCACKRTGKSPLCDGSHSKL
- a CDS encoding DUF2314 domain-containing protein, which codes for MHSLRNWIRSLTVLASCALIAACGGEHVAEEGPPPLYKYNAMKEAVAEARETLPVFWDALQSGNPAYSDFALNVTTTSDRYTEEHVWLVDIRQADDAHYAGVVPEDHEIHDGLETGDMIAFRPEQIADWRFRDGGKFRGAYTTRAMMNLAPDAKIDNIRAMFHDSPVP
- a CDS encoding glycine--tRNA ligase subunit alpha, producing the protein MSAPKAESTPKSFQDLILTLQNYWAEQGCAVLQPYDMEVGAGTLHPATVLRALGPKNWRAAYVQPSRRPKDARYGENPNRLGHYYQFQVILKPNPPNLQDLYLGSLRAIGIDETVHDIRFVEDDWENPTVGAWGLGWEVWCDGMEVSQYTYFQQVGGLDVRPVSGELTYGLERLAMYVFGVDNVYDLPYNDPDSEVPLSYGDVFLENEKQQSAFNFEYSDVEMLKRWFADCENQSNALRAAGKPLPAYDYALKASHTFNLIDARGAISPTERQAYIGRVRDLARGAAEQWAEQEDARG
- a CDS encoding methyltransferase domain-containing protein; translated protein: MTTEDTVYQGRVHLVQPQQGFRAGTDSLLLAAALACRPGGEALEIGCGCGGALLPAAYRMDDVRLTGLDLDMTMADLARTGADRNGFAERVTVETGEASEWVRAHENRFDLVFANPPYFEPGRISAPGEGKADAYIETLDLAGWIKAMAFAAKPRAPLVMIHRAAELARILATFDRQTGEITVLPIASKPGEEARRVLVRGRKGLKRGPVRLLAPLVTHQPDGSPSPALEAIRRGEPIAW
- a CDS encoding DUF2007 domain-containing protein, which gives rise to MEEVFRTNDLIKLSYVEHLLQEAGIDYFVADQHISAVEGNIGAFPRRVMVKEAVKEHALAALAGVDKG
- a CDS encoding polyprenyl synthetase family protein encodes the protein MQALVADDLAEVEKILIDRAASPVAVIPDLSGYIVSAGGKRLRPMLTLMAAHAVGKPNNATHVLAAAVEFIHTATLLHDDVVDESDLRRGKPAAKAIWGNSASILVGDFLFARAFNLLVETRSLDILDKLATASTTIAEGEVRQLAAMNARDLPTEEYLAIVEAKTGALFEAAAESGAMSAGGDKFANAFATYGKNLGLAFQIIDDVLDYGGTTSVIGKSVGDDFRECKITLPVIIAKRRGSDEDRAFWDRAMDPDTQEDADLAHAVHLIRATGAAEATVQEAEAYAGMAKGALRQLPDSPYRDALIELADFCVSRAY
- a CDS encoding CocE/NonD family hydrolase, translating into MSASAQDAAPVTPMTPDVIESYDPVLPSADFIRREVMVPMRDGTKLYTVIVMKKGTKNGPILLSRTPYDAYGDVHRLPSQRIVDILPAMDIEFAEDGYIRVYQDIRGLHRSEGEFVLNRPLSGPLNDTGIDEATDAYDTIDWLSKNVPESNGKVGIIGSSYLGFTALMATIDPHPALKAAVAESPMVDGWIGDDWFHNGAFRVSSLEFALWMAVNKGAGGGGLALGAGDQYTRYLEAGSVADFAKSVGITHVPGVRKFLENPAYTDFWSLQAVDKWLAARPLKVPTMIELGQWDQEDSYGGPAVYRALEPKDKNNDMVSLVIGPWRHSGANHYGYELGELTFTGDTAREWRVKYVKPYFDHWLKGAPKPNAPPVLTYATGINEWQESPRWPMGSSKPLYLAADGAASFDKPAKAGHDDYVSDPAHPVPFIPRPIDMSDADQWKPWLVHDQRFVSDRPDVAVWETEPLEEAVHIMGAPEVELFASTTGTDSDWVVKLIDVYPNDVPEPAIQGSKPPMPGFELPIGIEIFRGRYVDSLAEPVALKPGEVEHYKWSLPNVDHVFLPGHKIMVQVQSSLFPLYDRNPQTFVDNIMYAKPEDYQKATQSIWHGGQSASAVVLPVVE